In the genome of Dermacentor silvarum isolate Dsil-2018 chromosome 1, BIME_Dsil_1.4, whole genome shotgun sequence, one region contains:
- the LOC119436146 gene encoding uncharacterized protein LOC119436146, with translation MGAAGRLLFSATAWIAVLHSTVAMAASYGPVSAGPRLVPASVTRNLRSSSYTATSVLHVAESSPSEVAGVSRRRSAPRNGAPGRKRPGDDFGVSYIGSPPDSEETGIWADMVVSKLRMQAKPSLGAEPQPDRRRRPPAAPARKRPVYVPRFTTAAGGTASSNGNVRRSRGRGSNSRPARAKPPRYMYWKTVSYTPFPYYGFGYGPYGFGYGWKPYGPWPIYG, from the coding sequence TTTTCCGCCACTGCTTGGATCGCTGTGCTGCACTCTACAGTGGCAATGGCGGCGAGCTACGGCCCCGTCAGCGCGGGCCCCCGATTGGTTCCGGCCAGCGTCACGAGGAACCTGCGGAGCAGCAGCTATACCGCTACGAGTGTCCTCCACGTAGCGGAGAGCAGCCCATCAGAGGTCGCCGGGGTGAGCCGACGTCGCTCGGCACCACGGAACGGCGCCCCGGGAAGAAAAAGGCCCGGTGATGACTTCGGCGTCAGCTACATCGGCAGCCCGCCAGACTCCGAGGAGACCGGCATCTGGGCGGACATGGTGGTGTCCAAGCTGCGCATGCAGGCCAAGCCGAGCCTGGGCGCCGAACCGCAGCCGGACAGGCGGCGCAGGCCGCCGGCCGCTCCTGCCAGAAAGAGGCCCGTCTACGTGCCCCGGTTCACTACGGCGGCTGGCGGCACCGCCAGCAGCAACGGCAACGTCCGCAGAAGCAGAGGCAGAGGCAGCAACAGCCGGCCGGCGCGAGCCAAGCCGCCTCGCTACATGTATTGGAAGACCGTTTCGTACACGCCATTCCCGTACTACGGATTTGGCTACGGACCGTACGGCTTTGGATACGGCTGGAAGCCGTACGGCCCGTGGCCGATATACGGCTGA